Proteins co-encoded in one Nitratireductor kimnyeongensis genomic window:
- a CDS encoding sulfite exporter TauE/SafE family protein produces the protein MEDYLILAVAAFFAGTLNTVAGGGTFLTFPALVYAGIPIVSANATSAVAVFPGYLGGALGFRSEIAAFDRRRLVHIAALTALGGLVGSLLLLVSSNKAFSLVVPFLLAIATVTFAFGTKIQSIARRFGSGTGKGWFSTLLISIYGGYFNGGLGIVLLALFSLWGMRDLNTMNGLKSGLSFILSAISVITFAVAGIVAWPQALVMMVASTIGGYAGAPLARALPASVVRLVVIVVGTVMSLIFFSR, from the coding sequence ATGGAAGATTATCTTATTCTGGCAGTTGCAGCTTTCTTCGCGGGCACGTTGAACACCGTGGCGGGTGGAGGAACCTTCCTGACCTTCCCGGCTCTCGTCTATGCAGGTATTCCAATTGTCTCTGCCAACGCCACCAGCGCTGTCGCCGTGTTCCCCGGCTATCTAGGGGGCGCGCTTGGTTTCCGATCCGAGATCGCTGCCTTCGACCGTCGCCGTCTCGTGCACATTGCCGCCCTCACGGCCCTTGGCGGGTTGGTCGGCTCGCTTCTCCTGCTTGTGTCCTCCAACAAGGCATTCTCGCTCGTTGTCCCATTCCTGCTGGCCATCGCCACGGTCACCTTCGCCTTCGGTACGAAGATTCAAAGCATCGCCCGCCGTTTTGGCAGCGGAACGGGGAAGGGCTGGTTCAGCACTCTTCTGATTTCGATCTACGGCGGCTATTTCAATGGCGGTCTGGGCATCGTCCTGTTGGCGCTCTTCTCGCTCTGGGGCATGCGCGATCTGAACACGATGAACGGCCTGAAAAGCGGCCTTTCTTTCATCCTCTCGGCCATTTCCGTGATCACCTTCGCGGTTGCCGGCATTGTTGCCTGGCCGCAGGCGCTGGTCATGATGGTTGCGTCCACGATCGGCGGATATGCAGGCGCTCCGTTGGCCCGCGCGCTCCCGGCTTCTGTGGTGCGGTTGGTGGTTATCGTGGTCGGAACGGTGATGAGCCTGATCTTCTTTTCAAGATAG
- a CDS encoding GGDEF domain-containing protein, giving the protein MLASVGILRRAGKRLGFIAGIALIAAIMTSLWYFAYVQPNLLARIYVQNFSYGAVLLVVALRILPTRKTGRADHVLFWVLLAFALHFFPRTLLTAKSSLPKLAMAPGDSLFWQTLQLSLSVMGAALALTVLATILTDVMNALRRDRDLDGLTGVLNRRGFEEQARRHMKSRRKAPLSLIVCDLDHFKQINDTLGHHGGDAALREFGGMLRKCARSSDIVGRIGGEEFALLLPHTDIAGARDLAERLRQALSSKIHSIPRKNIQLSASFGIALKNADDDLATLLMRADRHLYSAKQAGRDRIMSDPLQGSYCNDPGAVPSSPASGI; this is encoded by the coding sequence ATGCTGGCGAGCGTGGGCATTTTACGTCGCGCCGGCAAAAGGCTCGGGTTCATCGCCGGAATAGCTCTCATCGCGGCGATCATGACGTCGTTGTGGTATTTCGCATATGTTCAGCCCAATCTGTTGGCGCGGATCTATGTGCAGAACTTCAGCTACGGTGCAGTTCTCCTCGTCGTGGCGCTGCGCATCTTGCCAACCCGCAAGACCGGCAGAGCCGACCATGTTCTCTTTTGGGTCCTGCTTGCCTTTGCTTTGCATTTCTTTCCGCGAACATTGCTGACGGCAAAAAGCTCTTTGCCAAAGCTGGCCATGGCTCCGGGCGATTCATTGTTCTGGCAAACGCTGCAACTTTCGCTGTCTGTCATGGGGGCTGCACTTGCCTTAACTGTCCTCGCCACTATCCTGACGGACGTAATGAATGCGTTGCGGCGGGATCGAGACCTGGATGGGCTGACCGGCGTGCTGAACCGTCGAGGCTTTGAAGAGCAGGCACGCCGCCATATGAAATCGCGGCGCAAAGCTCCGCTCTCTCTCATCGTCTGCGATCTCGATCATTTCAAACAGATCAACGACACGCTCGGCCATCACGGCGGAGACGCAGCACTCAGAGAATTCGGAGGTATGTTGCGGAAATGCGCGCGCTCGAGCGATATTGTCGGCCGGATCGGTGGTGAGGAGTTCGCGCTCCTTCTACCGCATACAGACATCGCGGGCGCCCGCGATCTCGCCGAACGATTGCGCCAAGCACTGTCATCGAAGATACATTCGATCCCCCGAAAGAATATCCAGCTTTCGGCAAGTTTCGGCATTGCGCTGAAGAATGCCGACGACGATCTCGCAACCCTGCTGATGCGGGCGGACCGTCATCTTTATAGCGCCAAGCAAGCTGGCCGCGATCGTATCATGTCCGACCCTCTGCAGGGTTCATATTGCAACGATCCAGGGGCTGTTCCCTCCAGCCCTGCATCGGGCATCTGA